The Psychrobacillus sp. FSL K6-2836 nucleotide sequence TTGCCTTTCTAAAGCTAAGAAAATAGGAACATCTTCTTGTAAAAATCCATTTTCAATTGATTCTATCCATCCCTTACCGAATTCTTTCTCTACAAATTTTTTTATGAGTGTAGCATCACTTTGCTTTGCTTTTCTAAAAGTTAAATTGTTTTTTAGAATTGTTGGAAACGAATAATCTTTTAAAGGAACAATCATATCTCTAGGGGATGACACGATTTCAACAATTCTAGTAACATCCAACCCATCAATTATCGCCTTCGTTTGAGGGTCGTAAATTTTAAAAATTCCCCCTACTATATGTCCTTCGTTTATATAAACTTGGTTGTACCTGTTCATTCGTTTATTTGCGTTCTCCAATACCATTTTCGTTGTTTGTGAAATTTTAATTGTAAAAGGTTCATAATTGATTCCTTCATCATTTTTATCAAGTTGCATTTTCTTTACTCTTTCATCTAATATCTTTGTAAGGCTAGGATAATTAATATAAAGTTCGGCACATACCCCTGTTCTTTCTAACAATACTCCCAATAGTAAATGAACTGGATAAACAATCATTGTTGTCCTTTCAGCTTCCATTTCTGCAAATTTCAGAATTCTTAAAGAACGTTCAGTATACCTCAATTAGCTTCCCCCTATGAATTTATATATATAAATTCATTATAGTAAGTGAAAATCCTCCTTTTAAAAAAAGAGGATTTAGATATTCTTGTTGAACTAAATTGCTGCTTTAGTTCAATAAGAAAAAAGGCTGTACTCCTTATTAATGTAAAGCATCCGTTAGTTGAATAACAATGTAAATAATTTTATAAAATCAGCCATTTAAAAGAGGTGAAAAATTATAAAAAGCATTTAATACATCATCACTTAATAGATGACCGTTTTTTAAGTTTTTAAAGTTTATGAGCAACTTATGGCGTATCAATTGTTTCAAGATCGTACATATGACAAGTTGGTAAGTCCCAAGAATTTTAAAGATAAATATATAACTTCACAATTTCCATAGAAAAAAGCTGATTTATAAATCAGCTTCTTTCTCATTTCTAACTACTTATATTTATTAATGTTTATTAAAATGATGCTCCAACAATAATTAACAAAATAAACAATACTACGATCAATACAAAGCTTGAACCGTATCTGCCGCTATTAGTCATAATTCACACTCCTTAAAGTAAATTTTGTAAGCTTACTTTATTAAACTATTCTTGTTAAACAGAAATAATATGGACAACTATCTTGCCAAACAAAAATAATTAAATTTTCTCTTCATTACTATCGGTATATATACGCCAAATAAATGTAGCAACCTTTATAATTTTCTCCATATCTAAGTCTAAATCTTTCAAAATATTAAAAAGTGATTCTGATGGTCGAGGATCTTTTCTGATTTCCAATAGAATTTCATTCAATAGTTCTTGTTGCTTTTCCATATTCTCATATAACTCTTCCATTGTTGATAATCTTTTATCTAATGCATTTAGTGTTTCATGTTTATCATGTTTGTTATGTTTGTTATGTTTGTTATGTTTACTGTTATTATCCATTTTCTCCCCTCCTTTGCTTAATAGTAATAAAATATATAAATAGTCAAATAGCGATAGGAAATTGTTTAAAATAGAGAATATTCTTTGTGATGAGGTACATAGAATATAGATGTTAATTTGGTTTCACTTACTCATTATATTTAGAATCTCTCACACTAACTGTACGTATGACCTTACTTGTACATAATAAAATTAATAAATTATATGTAACATTCATGTGTAGTTCACTATTTCAAATATAATTCCTACGAGAATTGTGTTAAAGACAAAAGTAGAAATACGTATTCTTGATAAAAAACATATAATCTAATTCGAAACTTTTAAATGGACCTGGAAAATATGGAATATATTTCTTAAAATTTATTTGAAAAATAGACTGGGACAGAAGTAGAAATTTTATTGGATAAGGAGAAAACTTTACCGAATAATAGATATTTATAAAATTGATTGAAATGGAGGGGCGACTCCTAAAGGAATAGCGTGACGCCTGAGACTACAGGCTCAGGCCAAATCCGTGGAAAGCATCCCTGGAATGGAGATCAATTTTGTGCACAGCAAAAAAACAGCATTTTTCTCACAGGGAAAAATGCTGTTTTGGGGTTCTATCCCAGCATCTTTTTTTCACTATTCCATCTAAAACTGATTATCAACTTTAGGTCCAATACAATGCATTATTTACGACTGGAAGTCGCCAAAAAAACGACACCCTTTTTTTGGGGGTGTGTAAATGGCCACTCTTTAACTATAATCAACCTTTGCCTTTAACAGAGACAAAAAAGCAGCGAACAAATCAACACACAATTTGTTCGCTGCTATCATTAAATTTCCAAGTTAAAATTTTTATAAAAATGGGTGTTACTCACTGTGGTAAATCCTGCTTTTTCATAAATGGATAGCGCCTGCTCATTGTCTATTTCTACATCCAAATAGACGGTTTCTTTCCCCATTCGATTCGCTTCGTTTTTACTCCAGTTCAGTAAGTATGTTGCCACACCTCTACCACGTACATTTTCATGAACAGCAAGCCCTGTCACCCATAACTTTTCACCGTCAGCAACTATAGTAACTGTTGCAACTACTTCGGCTTGTAGCTTGGCAATCATCAATTGACGACTTGGTGTTTGCATATTAAACGCGATTAACTCTTTAGCTTCTTCTTCCGTATCACCAAATGCGCTTACTAATACTCCAACGACTTCTGACTCCTCGTCGGTATAATGCGAAACTTTCACTTCACTATTTAATTTCACTTCTCTCGCATCAGCTACCATCGTTCTCTCCGAGTAGTCATAGGTATAGCCAAATTTGTGAAGAAGTTGCTGACCTGATTCCGAACCTTCAGGTAATAAAGCAATATCCGATACTACTCCTCTTAACTTTAAATTCCTATCTAATTCTATTACTAGTCGTTCACCTATCCCAAATCTTCGAACATTAGGCAGTACAACACTACTCCACTCAAAATCCAGTGTTGCTATTCGATCAATAGAGGTTAACACGCCTACTAATCGGTCGCTATCATCATCATAGGCCATTACACAAAAACCTTGTGTGAAAAAATCGGATAGCTCAGCCACGCTTAGAAGTGATGTATAATCCACTTTATCAACTGTTTCTGATTCAGCTATTAATTGCTTTATTTCTTCCATCGTCTCCTGGTCTAACGGAAAGGACACAGTCATTACAGATATATTCATTTATTTCTCCTTAAATCTTTGAATTCGTTAACATGCTATAATATTTACCTTTCTTTTGCAACAGCTCTTCCTGTGGACCAGACTCTATTAGTTTCCCGCTTTCCATCACGAATATTAAATCTGCTTGACGTATTGTATTTAATCGATGGGCTATTACAAAACTTGTTCTGCCTTCCATCAGTCGTTCAAGGGCCTCTTGAATTTTCATTTCTGTAACTGTATCTATGCTAGACGTTGCTTCATCTAACAACAGAATTGCTGGATCTGCAACGAGTGCTCTGGCAATGGATAATAATTGTTTTTGCCCTTGACTAATTTCCCCACCATCAGCCGATAAAATAGTGTCGTACTCATTTGGTAATTTCATGATGAAATCATGTGCATTAGCTTCTTTTGCAGCGTGGAGCACCTCTTCATCTGTGGCATTTAATTTGCCGTATCTAATATTTTCTCTTACCGTCATTTCAAACAAAAAGGGATCCTGTAAAACAAATGCCGTTTGGCTTCGTAGCGTATGTCTTGGCAACTTATCAATAGGAATACCATCAACTAATATACGTCCACCATTTACTTCATAAAAACGCGCAAGTAACTGCATTATCGTAGTTTTCCCTGCTCCTGTCGCACCAACTAATGCAGCTGTTTTTCCTGACTCCACATGAAAAGATACATCGGAAATCGTCGGAGACTCATCTTCTTTATTGTAATAAAATGTTACATCTTCAAATGTCACATTACCCTTTAGCTTATAATCTGCATTATCAACTGCATCATCTTCTTCAATAGGCTCATCCATAATAGCAAAAACACGTTCTGCCCCTGCAATTGCAGAAAGCACCGTATTAAATTGGTTTGCTAAATCATTCAATGGACGAGTAAACTGCCTTGAATACTCCGTGAAAATAACAATTTCTCCTATTGTCACATGTCCATAATACGCTAATAATCCACCTACTGCAGCTACAAGTGTAAAGCTAGTATTATTCAATAAGTTCATCACTTTTGGTATAAAACCAGAGTAAGTTAACGCCCAGAATCCAGTTAGTTTTAAACGTTCACTTTTAACGGCAAACTCTTCTTGCATGCGTCCTTCTTGTGAGAAGGCTTTTACAATTCGTTGACCAGAAATCGTTTCTTCAATCATCCCATTCAATTCACCAACTGCTTTTTGTTGTTCCTTGAACAATTTAGATGTTCTTTTCGTAATCCATCTCATCGCAAAATACATAAAGGGTACAATAATAAGCGTAACTAATGTCATAAGCGGACTCAGTAAAAGCATGACGACTGTAGTACCAACCAAGGTTAAAACACTTGAAAATACTTGGATAAGAGACGAGTTTAGTGTTTGACTTACGTTTTCAATGTCATTTGTCATGCGGCTCATTAACTCTCCGTGCTGCCGTTTATCAAAAAAGGACACGGGTAGCTTCTGCAAGTGCTCAAATAATCCTGTACGTAATCTATAAATTGTTTGCTGAGAAATACCAATCATCCAATAACTTTGCAAATAAGTAGCGAGAGAGAAAAACAAGTAAACGATGAGTAGTACACCAATTATTTTGGAAAGACCGACAAATATACTTTTGGAAATATGCTCATCTACAATAACTCCGATTAAATATGGACCAACTAATGCTAAGGCTGAGCTGACGATGACCATCAGCAGAACAATGATTAATAAAAACCGCTGTTCATCGACCAACTTCCATATTCTCTTTAAGACACCCTTCCAATCGGAAGCTTTATCGACTTTCTTTTTATGATCTTTCTTTAAATCTTCTTTAGTAATGATAGACTCATAGCCAAAAGGTTTACGAATGAACTTCATCATGCTCGCCCCCCTCCTGCTGCGATTCTGCAATAGCTTTATAAAGAGAAGAGTCCTTCATAAGCTCATCATGCGTGCCGTATGCAGAAACTTGACCTTCTTCTAATAACAAAATGTGATCCGCACCCTTTGCAGTTCGGATTTTCTGTGTAATAACAAGCATCGTTGCATTCTCTTCCTCTAACGCTTCCCATAATGCATTTTCTGTCGATACATCTAATGCACTTGTACTATCATCCAGTAATAATATTTCTGGTTTTCTCACGAGTGCACGTGCAATGGAGAGTCTCTGTTTTTGACCACCAGATAGATTGACTCCCTTTTGACCAACTCTCGTATTGTATTGGTCTGGGAATTGTTCAATAGAGTCATGAATTTGCGCTTGTTTTGCGGC carries:
- a CDS encoding GNAT family N-acetyltransferase, whose amino-acid sequence is MRYTERSLRILKFAEMEAERTTMIVYPVHLLLGVLLERTGVCAELYINYPSLTKILDERVKKMQLDKNDEGINYEPFTIKISQTTKMVLENANKRMNRYNQVYINEGHIVGGIFKIYDPQTKAIIDGLDVTRIVEIVSSPRDMIVPLKDYSFPTILKNNLTFRKAKQSDATLIKKFVEKEFGKGWIESIENGFLQEDVPIFLALERQEIIGFACFDVVRRKKGLFGPMGTSLSNRMQGIGYTLLHYCLYEMKEIGYEYAVIGEAGPLEFYEKACNAVVISGTL
- a CDS encoding YjcZ family sporulation protein codes for the protein MTNSGRYGSSFVLIVVLFILLIIVGASF
- a CDS encoding GNAT family N-acetyltransferase, translated to MNISVMTVSFPLDQETMEEIKQLIAESETVDKVDYTSLLSVAELSDFFTQGFCVMAYDDDSDRLVGVLTSIDRIATLDFEWSSVVLPNVRRFGIGERLVIELDRNLKLRGVVSDIALLPEGSESGQQLLHKFGYTYDYSERTMVADAREVKLNSEVKVSHYTDEESEVVGVLVSAFGDTEEEAKELIAFNMQTPSRQLMIAKLQAEVVATVTIVADGEKLWVTGLAVHENVRGRGVATYLLNWSKNEANRMGKETVYLDVEIDNEQALSIYEKAGFTTVSNTHFYKNFNLEI
- a CDS encoding ABC transporter ATP-binding protein translates to MKFIRKPFGYESIITKEDLKKDHKKKVDKASDWKGVLKRIWKLVDEQRFLLIIVLLMVIVSSALALVGPYLIGVIVDEHISKSIFVGLSKIIGVLLIVYLFFSLATYLQSYWMIGISQQTIYRLRTGLFEHLQKLPVSFFDKRQHGELMSRMTNDIENVSQTLNSSLIQVFSSVLTLVGTTVVMLLLSPLMTLVTLIIVPFMYFAMRWITKRTSKLFKEQQKAVGELNGMIEETISGQRIVKAFSQEGRMQEEFAVKSERLKLTGFWALTYSGFIPKVMNLLNNTSFTLVAAVGGLLAYYGHVTIGEIVIFTEYSRQFTRPLNDLANQFNTVLSAIAGAERVFAIMDEPIEEDDAVDNADYKLKGNVTFEDVTFYYNKEDESPTISDVSFHVESGKTAALVGATGAGKTTIMQLLARFYEVNGGRILVDGIPIDKLPRHTLRSQTAFVLQDPFLFEMTVRENIRYGKLNATDEEVLHAAKEANAHDFIMKLPNEYDTILSADGGEISQGQKQLLSIARALVADPAILLLDEATSSIDTVTEMKIQEALERLMEGRTSFVIAHRLNTIRQADLIFVMESGKLIESGPQEELLQKKGKYYSMLTNSKI